From one Populus alba chromosome 17, ASM523922v2, whole genome shotgun sequence genomic stretch:
- the LOC118060399 gene encoding ninja-family protein AFP3, which produces MAQTEKLQNIETGQHQRNISMSNNLPKELLQRFISGNHYNHRLNGEEGEDDDVELSLGLSLNGRFGVDPKAKKITRSSSIASDFINPTGENGSAFVVSNLESNYLPRTCSLPTETKEEWRKRKEMQTLRRMEAKRKRTEKQKILKTVTDKTMGEEDKRENGTNGDHHQKEFLKSFNGFFGVGVEGLSTQAEVAAPPLTHESQGTGSSGITEFESQPLQGMNKYTESRSPVSVQSLSDYEQRSIIAPGLVLGEKSSFPAGVAMEKNGSNKLTVTENGTKEVVRDVLEDMPYVSTKGDGPNGKHIEGFLYQYRKGEEVRIVCVCHGSFLSPAEFVKHAGGGGDVEQPLKHIVVHPSPFFLTVILMLKRQRGKGTMEVKANEVFF; this is translated from the exons ATGGCACAAACAGAGAAACTTCAGAACATTGAAACCGGCCAACATCAGCGTAATATTTCTATGAGCAACAATCTTCCTAAGGAGTTGTTGCAAAGATTTATATCTGGGAATCATTATAATCACAGACTCAAtggagaagaaggagaagacgACGATGTTGAGCTAAGTCTTGGACTTTCATTGAATGGTAGATTTGGTGTGGACCCGAAAGCCAAGAAGATTACTAGATCATCTTCTATAGCATCAGATTTTATTAACCCAACAGGAGAAAATGGAAGTGCTTTTGTGGTATCTAATTTGGAAAGTAATTATCTTCCAAGGACTTGTTCTTTGCCAACAGAGACAAAAGAGGAGTGGAGGAAGAGGAAAGAGATGCAGACACTTAGGAGAATGGAGGCTAAAAGGAAGAGAACAGAGAAGCAAAAGATTCTGAAAACAGTGACGGATAAAACTATGGGTGAGGAAGATAAGAGAGAAAATGGCACAAATGGTGATCACCATCAAAAAGAGTTTCTTAAGAGTTTCAATGGTTTCTTTGGTGTTGGTGTAGAAGGGCTGTCAACACAAGCAGAAGTAGCAGCACCACCATTAACACACGAATCACAAGGGACTGGATCATCTGGGATAACAGAATTTGAGAGCCAGCCACTTCAAG GAATGAACAAATACACCGAGTCAAGAAGCCCTGTCAGTGTTCAGTCTTTGTCAGATTATGAGCAGAGATCAATCATTGCTCCTGGATTAGTACTAGGTGAAAAATCAAGTTTCCCTGCCGGAGTTGCAATGGAAAAGAATGGATCTAACAAACTTACAGTCACTGAGAATGGAACTAAGGAGGTGGTGAGGGATGTGTTGGAGGATATGCCATATGTGTCCACAAAAGGAGATGGTCCCAATGGGAAACACATAGAAGGTTTTCTCTACCAGTACAGGAAAGGTGAGGAGGTGAGGATAGTATGCGTTTGCCATGGAAGCTTTCTCTCACCAGCTGAGTTTGTCAAGCAtgcaggtggtggtggtgatgtaGAACAACCCCTTAAGCATATAGTGGTTCACccctctcccttttttttaacGGTAATTCTCATGCTAAAAAGACAGCGAGGAAAAGGAACCATGGAGGTCAAGGCTAATGAAGTTTTCTTTTGA